GGCTTTGGCTCTCGACGGAACACAGAATCCGGAACAACGGAAATACCGCTGGAACACCACCCTGCGTTACGACTTCAATGAAGGTCGCCTGAAGGGTCTGCAAGCGGGTGTAACTGCTCGTTACCAGGATAAGGTTGCTGTAGGATATCCAAACCTATTGGACGAATTCGGCACGATCCTACCTGACGTTGCCAACCCATGGTTCGGAAAAGACTCCATCGATGGAGACCTCTTCCTACGTTACCGTCGGGCACTCACCGACAAGATCGACTGGACTGTTCAGTTCAATGCGCGGAATCTTTACCGCAGCAATGGATCGAATGATATCCCAGTTAGGGCCAATCCAGATGGCACTGTTGCCATTATCCGCGTGCCGGTTGAGCAACAGTACTTCTTGACGAATACCTTTACTTTCTAAGTAAAAGCTATTTCAAAAATCTCAAAGCCCCTGTCGGAAACGACAGGGGCTTTTTTGTAGAAAAGCTTCACCCTGTTCCGGTTCTGCTGCGCAGCCCGGTCTGTTATTTTTGCTGCGCTGCATTAAGGTGTCACTGCGTTCGGTAGTCGTCGCTTCGCTCCTCGGAACTCTTGTTCCGGTTCTGCTGCGCAGCCCGGTCTTGTCGTCGCGTTGCTCCTCTTCCTCTTCCTCTTCCTCTTCCTCTTCCTCTTCCTCTTCCTCTTCCTCTTCCTCTTAATCGGAAACTACAATCCGAGGGAACATGCACGGAACAAACACAGGCATCTTACCATATCCTTATACACATCTTTTTTGAGCCATTTATCAGGACTTCAGAACGAACGAGTTCTAAAGGATTATTGTGATTTAGGTAGGGACGGATCGCCGAGCCGTCCGAAACTCTTTGGCCAACGGCTCGCTCGGCGATCGAGCCCTACCATCTAAGGTACTACGCATCATGGATGACTAGAGTAATATGTGTTGGTATTCGCAGAGTCCAGATTTTGTGCTACTCTATTACTGACACCTGAACACTGAAACCGTTTCCCCCTACCCTTTCACACTCTTAGTCACGCTATTGCGATACTGTCTGGGAGACTCCCCAATTGTATTGGCAAAGAAACGTGAGAAGGACGACAAAGTTGTAAAACCCAACTCAAATGCGATATCCGTAAAACTCATGCTCGAGTTTTGCATTAACTGAATAGCTTGGTGGGCGCGAAAGTTTTTGATGTAAGCTCCAAGGCTGATGTTAAACTGCTGCCGAAACACAGCCCGTAAATTGCTCTCAGACATATTCAACGCACGAGCGATGTCCGAGACACTTTGTAAAGTCCCAGGATTCGAAGTCAGACAATCCTGGATTCCACGGATGAGCGCATTCGATGACCCCTTGATATTTCCACCTTGCATCGTTTCAGAGACCTCATGCCTGACCTTCTCCCGCAGATGATTGATCAACATGGCAGAGTCCAAAGTCAGCCGACGATTATACCGCTCCACAGGAAAAGGGGTCAGTTCTTGATTATTGACATTTGAGCCAAGAAGTAAGGACTGGCCCTTTTGGTAATGGTCAATAATCCGGGCCAGAAGCTCATGGCAACGCTTGTCCATCTTTAGGATCCTATGCCGAAACGCCTGCATAGCGGTTGGGAGCTCTAGCTCGAAGGTAAGGAAGAGCCACACCAAATTCGTGTCAGCCAAATCGATAAAATGATGAAACTGGTAGGGAAACACCATCATCGCATCGCCCGGCTTCAAGCGCCAATGAATCCCATCCAAATTCATGGTTCCTTCAGTCATCAAATTGAAGAGCAACACGTATCGATGATGCGGATAACCATCAAAGGAGCGTCGCTGAAGCTCTTGAGTCGTTTTCCTGGAAAACACAATCAAGTTGCGAGGGATACAGATATCCTCCGCCGTACGGCCCGAAAAGTAGTCATCAGGCACTGATAGATTCAACGCATCCTGTAAGAGTGAAAAGCGCATAAGAAGCCTTCAATTCAATCGAAAACGCTAAATTTGATGCAGTATGTGAAAAGTTTTTACCAGACTATAAATGCTATAGTTGGCATCTACCCATAAAATGAGCACAGAAGCAGAACAATTTGAACGGATATCCACCAAGATTTTCCAAGACTCCAACGCTGCAGCGACTGTTGTTGCGGAGGAAATCGCCGATTTAATCAAATCCCGCTCGAAAGGCGGAAAAACAACCGTACTTGGGCTGGCCACAGGATCGACACCCTTACCGGTTTACCGTGAGCTGATTCGCATGCATCGGGAAGAAAACCTGAGTTTTCGCAATGTTATCACTTTCAACCTGGACGAATATTACGGGCTGAATATCGATCATCCTGAAAGCTACTACCAATTCATGTGGCAGCGACTCTTCAGCCATGTGGATATACCGGAAGATCAGGTGCACCTACCCTCGGGCACAACCGAACGTTCAAAGGTTTACGCGAATTGTGCGGAATATGAGCAGGCGATTGCAGAAGCAGGGGGACTGGATTATCAGATTCTAGGAATCGGTCGCACCGGACATATCGGATTCAACGAACCGGGTTCAACCCGAGACTCTAAAACCCGATTGGTTACTCTGGATGCTTTAACCCGACGAGATGCCGCTCGCGACTTCCTAGGCGAAGCCAACGTTCCACGCTACGCTATCACTATGGGAGTTGGTACCATTTTAAAAGCCAAACGCGTGGTCCTCATGGCCTGGGGTCAGGCAAAAGCCGGCGTTGTGCAGCAGGCGGTGGAAGAAGAACCCAACGAAAACCTTCCAGCTGGCTTACTACAAGGACATCCGGATGTTCGATTTTTTATCGATGAGTCAGCGTCGGAATCGCTCACCCGCATTCGCAATCCCTGGCTAGTGGGTCCTGTAGAGTGGACAGACAGATCGATTCGCAAAGCCGTTATTTGGCTATCTAACAAAGCGAAAAAACCCATCCTGAAATTACAGGATTCAGACTACAACGAGTTCGGACTAGGGGAAATTTTGACCGACGTAGCACCCGCCTACGATATCAACATTCGCGTATTCAACCAGACACAACACACGATCACAGGATGGCCCGGGGGCAAGCCGGATGCCGACGACACCAGTCGTCCTGAACGCGCAAAACCCTTTCCCAAACGCGTATTGGTTTTGGCCCCGGAACCTGATGAGGACATCCTCTGCATGGGAGGAACGATTCATCGACTCAACAATCAAGGAAGCGAAATTACTTTAGCCTATTTGACCTCCGGAAATCTAGCTGTTCCTGATACCATGGCACGCCAAGTCCTTTCGCTGATGAGTGAAATGGAAAAAGAGTTGGATCAGAACTTGGCGGAAGATTTCAGCTTGGGGAAACTCGCCTCTGTTCTTCTGGAAGAGCTTCAAAGTGCCGAAGGTGATAAGGCAGAGTCTTCGCACATCCGTCAGGTAAAATCTCTTATTCGTCGCAACGAAGCTCGAGATGCATCCGCCTTACTAAAAATCGATCCATCGAGTCTCAAATTTCTTGAACTCCCGTTTTATGAGACGGGGCGTTACCGGGCATTCAATCCAAGCGAGAAAGACCACCAGGATCTGGTCGAACTACTCCGAACAGTAAAACCTCACCAGATATACTTCACCGGCGGTTTGGCAGACCCAGGATCCGTAGCAGGCGTTTGTTTCACTCTACTTAAACAAGCAGTGGCCACCACAGCTTCAGAAGCCTGGGTTGATGACACTTATTTTTGGAGCTACCGCGGCCTTGCTCAGGAATGGCTTCTATTCGAAATCGACATGGCAGTACCTCTAAGCCCGGACGAGTTGAATCTCAAAACAGAGGCAAGCTTCCAGTATCGCTCCCAACGGCGCCAATTTCCACTGCGAGATGCTGCTCACAAAGAGATCTGGCAACAAACGGACGAGCTAAACCGCGATACCGCCTCAGCCTATGACGATGTAGGTATGGCCGAGTATGAAGCGATAGAAGCCTTTAAACGAATCCAGTTGAGCGAGCTTCTCGAAGGCTGATTCGTTC
This genomic stretch from Opitutia bacterium ISCC 52 harbors:
- a CDS encoding AraC family transcriptional regulator: MRFSLLQDALNLSVPDDYFSGRTAEDICIPRNLIVFSRKTTQELQRRSFDGYPHHRYVLLFNLMTEGTMNLDGIHWRLKPGDAMMVFPYQFHHFIDLADTNLVWLFLTFELELPTAMQAFRHRILKMDKRCHELLARIIDHYQKGQSLLLGSNVNNQELTPFPVERYNRRLTLDSAMLINHLREKVRHEVSETMQGGNIKGSSNALIRGIQDCLTSNPGTLQSVSDIARALNMSESNLRAVFRQQFNISLGAYIKNFRAHQAIQLMQNSSMSFTDIAFELGFTTLSSFSRFFANTIGESPRQYRNSVTKSVKG
- the nagB gene encoding glucosamine-6-phosphate deaminase, with amino-acid sequence MSTEAEQFERISTKIFQDSNAAATVVAEEIADLIKSRSKGGKTTVLGLATGSTPLPVYRELIRMHREENLSFRNVITFNLDEYYGLNIDHPESYYQFMWQRLFSHVDIPEDQVHLPSGTTERSKVYANCAEYEQAIAEAGGLDYQILGIGRTGHIGFNEPGSTRDSKTRLVTLDALTRRDAARDFLGEANVPRYAITMGVGTILKAKRVVLMAWGQAKAGVVQQAVEEEPNENLPAGLLQGHPDVRFFIDESASESLTRIRNPWLVGPVEWTDRSIRKAVIWLSNKAKKPILKLQDSDYNEFGLGEILTDVAPAYDINIRVFNQTQHTITGWPGGKPDADDTSRPERAKPFPKRVLVLAPEPDEDILCMGGTIHRLNNQGSEITLAYLTSGNLAVPDTMARQVLSLMSEMEKELDQNLAEDFSLGKLASVLLEELQSAEGDKAESSHIRQVKSLIRRNEARDASALLKIDPSSLKFLELPFYETGRYRAFNPSEKDHQDLVELLRTVKPHQIYFTGGLADPGSVAGVCFTLLKQAVATTASEAWVDDTYFWSYRGLAQEWLLFEIDMAVPLSPDELNLKTEASFQYRSQRRQFPLRDAAHKEIWQQTDELNRDTASAYDDVGMAEYEAIEAFKRIQLSELLEG